CCACACCGGGGCTGGCCGGCACGGCGTTGCAGAGGGTGGGCCCCTCCTCGTCGACGGCGTCGCAGATCATCAGGCCGGGGCGGGCGCAGGCGCCGACGCCGGCGGTGCAGAACTCGCCGAGGTCGGCCCAGGCCGCGCCCTCGTCGGTGTCCCCGTCGCAGTCGTTGTCGAAGCCGTCGCAGACCTCGGTCACCGGCGGGCCGGCGATCGCGTCGCAGATGCTGGGGCCGGAGGCGTCGAGGGGATCGCAGACGTAGATGCCCACGCCGACGCAGCCGCCGCGCTGCACCCGGCAGACGTCGTTGAGGTTGCTCCACTGGGGCTCCTCGTCGGTCTCCCCGTCACAGTCGTCGTCGACGCCGTTGCAGATCTCGGTGTCCCCGCTGCCGGGCGTCCCCGAGCAGACCAGCGGGCCGCTGCGGTCGCTCTCGTCGCAGATCATCACCCCGGAGGCCTGGCAGGCCCCCAGGCCCACGAAGCAGGTCTCCCCCTTGGTGGCCCAGGCCTCCTCCTCGTCGGTCTCGCCGTCGCAGTCGTCGTCGATGCCGTTGCAGACCTCGTCCGGGCAGTTGCCCAGCCCGGGGCCTCCGCAGCTGCAGCCCTGCAGGAGCAGGAGAGGCGAGAGCGCGACGAGCAGCCCCCAGAAGAGAGTGGTCCGGCCGAAGAGAGTGCCCATCCGCCCAGGATAGCGGGCGCGGAGCGACGCGGCGAGCGAAAGCCCGCGCGCGACGCTACTCGATGACCAGGAGCAGGGTGCCGCCGTCGACGGTGTCGCCGGTCTCGACCCGGATCTCGGAGAGGGTGCCGGCCTTGGGGGCCTTCAGCTCGTTCTCCATCTTCATGGCCTCGACCACGATCACGCCCTCGCCCTCGGCGACCTCGTCGCCGACGGCCTTGAGGAGCTTCACGACCTTCCCGGGCATGGGGGCCTTGAGCTCGACCCGGCCCTCGACCTCGAAGCCCCCGCCCGCGGCGCGCATGCGCAGCCGCCGCTCGTCGAGCACCTCGAGGGGGAAGCGGTGGCCCCGCACCGAGACCACCATCTTCTCGGGGTGGGCCTCGTCGGCGTGGAGGTCGACCTCGTAGCTCTTGCCGTCGACGAGCAGCGACCAGGTGCCGCCCTCGAGGAAGATCGCGTCGACGACGTGCTCCTTGCCGTCGAGGGTCACGCGGTGGGAGGCCTCGGCGCCGTTCTCCACCAGCAGGAGCTCGTGCTCCTCGCCGGCGTGGAGCGCCAGGTAGCGGGTCGGTTGCTTCTTATCGGCTGAGGCCACGGCGGCGTCCCTCGTTCTTCCAGTTGCTCTGCTCGGGGGCGCGGGCGCCCAGGGCCTTGCTCGCCAGGCGCCGGGTGCGGTCCTGGCTGTAGATGGCCCCGGCCAGCATCGCCACCTCGTGCAGCGAGTCGGTGTCGGGCGCCAGGAGCTCGTCCTTCGCGGCGTCCAGGAAGCCCGTGTCGTAGTGCCCCGAGACGAAGGTCGGGTGGCGCAGCACCCTCCGGAGCCAGGCGACGTTGGTGCGCAGGCCGGTGACCTCCAGCTCGGAGAGGGCCCGGTCCAGGCGGGCGATGGCGGTCTCGCGATCCGGCCCCCGGGCGCAGAGCTTGGCGATCATCGGGTCGTAGTGGATCGGCACCTCCCAGCCGGCGTAGATGCCGCTGTCGAGGCGCACCCCCGGACCCCCGGGGACCCGCAGGTAGGAGATCCGGCCCGGCGTCGGCAGGAAGCCCTGCTCGGGATCCTCGGCGTAGATCCGCGCCTCGATGGCGTGGCCCCGGGGCAGGCGGGTCGACTCGGTGGTGGCCAGCGGGCGGCCGGCGGCGACCTCGAGCTGCAGCTTCACCAGGTCCACCCCGTCGTTCACCATCTCGGTGATGGGGTGCTCGACCTGGAGCCGGGTGTTCATCTCGAGGAAGTAGAAGTTCCGGTGGGCGTCCACCAGGAACTCGACGGTGCCCGCGCCGAGGTAGTCGACCGCCCTCGCGGCCTGGCAGGCGACCTCGCCCATCTGCTCCCGCATCGCCTCGTCGACGATCGGGCTGGGGGTCTCCTCGATGACCTTCTGGTGGCGCCGCTGCACCGAGCACTCGCGCTCGCCGAAGTGCACCACGTTGCCGTGGCTGTCGGCGAAGATCTGGATCTCGATGTGGCGGGGCTCGAGCAGGTACTTCTCCAGGTAGATCCGCCCGTCGCCGAAGGAGGCCTCGGCCTCGCGGCGCGCGGCCTCGAAGGCGGCCTTCAGCTCCGCGGCGTCGTCCACCCGCCGCATGCCCTTGCCGCCGCCGCCGGCCGCGGCCTTGAGCATCACCGGGTAGCCCGCCTTCTCGGCCTCGGCGAGGGCCTCCTCGGCGGTCTCGATGGCCGCCTCGGTGCCCGGCACCACCGGCACCCCGGCGGCGATCATCTTCTGCCGGGCCCGGGTCTTCTCGCCCATGGCGATCATGCTGCTGGCGGGCGGGCCGATGAGGGTCAGGCCCGCGTCCTTCACGGCGGTGGCGAACTCGGGGTTCTCCGAGAGGAAGCCGTAGCCGGGGTGGATCGCCTCGGCGCCGCTCTTCTTCGCCACCGCGAGGATCTTGTCGATCCGCAGGTAGCTCTCGCTGCTCGCCGCCGGGCCGATGGGGTAGGCCTCGCCGGCGTAGCGCACGTGGAGGCTGGCCCGGTCGGGCTCGCTGTAGACCGCGACGGTGCGCACCCCCAGCTCGCGGCAGGTGCGCATGACCCGCACGGCGATCTCGCCGCGGTTGGCGACGAGGACCTTGGAGAAGGGCCTCTGGTATCCGTTGGAGGCGCTCACAGCGGGATGTTCCCGTGCTTCTTGGGGGGGTTCTGCTGCTGCTTGGTCTCCAGCATCTGGAGGGCA
The nucleotide sequence above comes from Deltaproteobacteria bacterium. Encoded proteins:
- a CDS encoding acetyl-CoA carboxylase biotin carboxyl carrier protein subunit; the encoded protein is MASADKKQPTRYLALHAGEEHELLLVENGAEASHRVTLDGKEHVVDAIFLEGGTWSLLVDGKSYEVDLHADEAHPEKMVVSVRGHRFPLEVLDERRLRMRAAGGGFEVEGRVELKAPMPGKVVKLLKAVGDEVAEGEGVIVVEAMKMENELKAPKAGTLSEIRVETGDTVDGGTLLLVIE
- a CDS encoding acetyl-CoA carboxylase biotin carboxylase subunit — translated: MRTCRELGVRTVAVYSEPDRASLHVRYAGEAYPIGPAASSESYLRIDKILAVAKKSGAEAIHPGYGFLSENPEFATAVKDAGLTLIGPPASSMIAMGEKTRARQKMIAAGVPVVPGTEAAIETAEEALAEAEKAGYPVMLKAAAGGGGKGMRRVDDAAELKAAFEAARREAEASFGDGRIYLEKYLLEPRHIEIQIFADSHGNVVHFGERECSVQRRHQKVIEETPSPIVDEAMREQMGEVACQAARAVDYLGAGTVEFLVDAHRNFYFLEMNTRLQVEHPITEMVNDGVDLVKLQLEVAAGRPLATTESTRLPRGHAIEARIYAEDPEQGFLPTPGRISYLRVPGGPGVRLDSGIYAGWEVPIHYDPMIAKLCARGPDRETAIARLDRALSELEVTGLRTNVAWLRRVLRHPTFVSGHYDTGFLDAAKDELLAPDTDSLHEVAMLAGAIYSQDRTRRLASKALGARAPEQSNWKNEGRRRGLSR